One genomic region from Oncorhynchus clarkii lewisi isolate Uvic-CL-2024 chromosome 21, UVic_Ocla_1.0, whole genome shotgun sequence encodes:
- the LOC139378943 gene encoding uncharacterized protein: MGEMYGSSGMPDLIPSNGPRQPGPAGQFNPGHRQVAQNGHERPNPQRLGQRAPKLGQIGRSKKVDLGDEDVDDIMNNNGQ; encoded by the exons ATGGGAGAGATGTACGGATCGTCAGGAATGCCAGATCTGATTCCATCGAATGGCCCGCGACAGCCTGGTCCGGCCGGCCAGTTCAACCCGGGGCATAGGCAGGTAGCACAGAATGGGCATGAGAGGCCCAACCCCCAGAGACTAGGGCAGCGGGCGCCCAAGCTCGGACAAATTGGTCGTTCCAAGAAAG TGGACCTAGGGGATGAGGACGTggatgacatcatgaataataatGGCCAATAA